The Solirubrobacter pauli sequence CCCAGTCCGGTCGGGGCGCTCGTGAGCGCGGTGGTCAGTTCGCCGTCGGGCCAGCGCAGGCGCACGCCGGGCTCGGCGGTCAGCGTCCCGCAGCGCGCGGTGACGGTCTCGGGGGCGGTCGGCGCTTGGCCGGCGGCGACGACCGCGAAGCCGGGGAAGCACGTCAGCCAGTCCGCGAGCTCGGCGCTGGTGGGCGCCGGGATGGCGGCGACGTCGAGCGTCGCGCCGGTGCCGCTCGCCTCGGCGAGCATCCCGATCGTGCCGACGATGCCCGCCATCGACACGTCCTTGGCGGCGTTCGGCCGGGCAGCGCGGACCGCGGCGAGCATCGGCGCCAGCTCCTCGCGGGTGCGGCGTGAAGTGGAATCCCACTGGCGGCCCGTGTAGCCGGGGCGCCAGCCGCCGCTGAGGTCGGCGCACAGATGGAGCGGGTCGCCGGCGCGGCCGCCGGACGCGGCGACCGGATGCTCCGTCCGGCCGAGCCCGGTGACGCTGAGCGCGGCGGGCACGCCGAGGTGCGTGTGGCCGCCCAGGACGGGCAGGGAGAAGGCCTCGGCCCCCGCCTTCACGCCACGCAGGACGGCCTCGACGTGCGCGGCGTCGCGACCGCCGACCGTGTCCAGCGCGCCGGTCGGCTCGGCGCCCATCGCGGACAGGTCGTGCGCGGTCACGAGCATCCCGCACCAGCCGGCCCACTCGGGGTCGCGCTCGACCATCGCGGGCACGATCGCGTCGACGCACGCCACCACGTCCGTCCCGGGCACGGGCACGCCGTCGTCGCCGAGCCAGCGGTCGCGCGGGAGCAGGCCGTGGAGGAGCTCGCCCAGCGGCGCCTTCACGGCGGCCGTGTCGGCGAGCCGGGTGAGCGGGAAGCGCATCAGCACGTGCGCCGCGCCCGCGACCTCGATCGGGCGCACGCGCTCCCAGCCGAGCCGGCCGAAGAACGTGGTCAACCGCGGCTGCACGTGCGCGTCGAAGCGCAGCGCCCCTGCGGTGGCCGCCCGCGCGCACGCGGCCTGCACGAGCTGCGCGCCGATCCGCCCGTCGGCCGCCACGAGCCGGCTGCCGCGCCACCAGCCGAGCCGCGCGTCCTCGGGATGCAGGCGCACGCCACCGAGCACGGTCCCGCCGAGGTCGACGGCGACGAGCACGATCGTCAGGGGATCGAGGTCGGCCGCGTCCTCGTCGTGCCCGGCGAACAACCCCTGCTGCTCGACGAACGCGCGCCGTCGCAGGGCCCGGTACGCGTCCCGCTGGGCGGTCGAGGCCTCGACCACGACCGACCGGCGTGGCGACCGCACCGCCCCGCGGGAACGCCGCGGCGACGACCCCGCCGCGCCGACGCGCGGCGCGGGCCCCGCCAACAGCTCCAGCAGGTCGCTCATCCGCCCGCCGCCTGGAGCGCCGAGCAGGCTCCGCAGGCCGCGCAGCCCGCGCCCTGGTCCGCCCCGCGCATCCCCGCCAGCGCGAGTGCGTTGGCCACGCGCGAGGTGACGGAGAGCAGCGTCGCCGGGTCGGGCGCTGGGACGCCGTCGGCGTGCGCGAGCGAGCCGACCAGCGGCCGGTACGGCACGACGAACGGGTACACGCCGCGGTCGATCAGCGCCTCGGCGTCCGCGACCAGCGCGTCCGGGTCCTCACCGAGGCCGACCAGCAGGTACGTGGAGACGCGGTTGCGGCCGAACACGGCCACCGCGCGCTCCCACGCCTGCCAGTAGCGCGACAGCGGCACGGACGCCTTGCCCGGCGTCCACCGCGCACGGACGTCCGGGTCCATCGACTCGACGTGGATGCCGATCGCCTCCGCACCGGCGAGGTGCAGCGCGTCGATCCACTCCAGTTCGACCGGGGGCTCGATCTGCACCTGGATCGGCAGGTCCGGCACTGCCGCCTTGACCGCGCGCACGCACCGCGCGAGGTGCTTGGCGCCGCGGTCGGCGCCGTTCGACGTGCCGGTGGTCATCACCATCTGCCGCACGCCGTCCAGCCGCACGGCGGCGGCGGCCACCTCGGCGAGCTGCTCGGGGAACTTGACCTGGGTCGTCGCGCCGGCCCGCAGCGACTCCTCGATCGTGCAGAAGCGGCAGCGCGTCGACTCCTGCGTGTAGCGGATGCACGTCTGCACGACGGTCGTGGCGAGCACGTGCGTGCCGTGCAGGCGGGCGATCGCCTCGTACCTGACGCCGTCGGCCGTGGTCAGGTCGTAGAAGCGCGGACGCTGGATCGGCTCGACCATGGCGTCCTCGACGACCACGCCGTCGCGCGTCAGGCGGCCGCCATCGTCGAGCTCGAACGGCGAGTCCTGCGCGAGCGGCAGCGTCGCTCCGCACCCGCCGCGCAGGGTGAAGTGCCCGTCGTCGGAGGGACCGGCGCCCGCGCGCCGGCGCACCGGCGGCGGCGCGGCGCGCAGCCCGCGGACCGCGAGCTCGGTGCGGAGCGCGAGATCCACCTAGAACATCCAGGTGGTGTTGATGATCGCGCCCTTGCGCGCGTACTCGATCATCGCGTCCTGCATGTCGAGCGGATGGCAGGGGATCACGCCCTCCATCAGGTCCTCCTCGCGCGCGCCGTGAAGCGCGAGGCCGAGCCGGCAGGCGAAGACCTTGCCGCCCTCCTCGATGAACTTCGCGAGCTGGTTGTTCTCGTTGCGCATGCCCGGGAACAGCTCGCTGCCGACGGTCGGGAAGCCGCGCGTGGCGAGGCAGTTCAGGGACCCGATGCCGAAGAAGTAGAGGGCGCTCTCGAAGCCCTTGCGCTGCGCGCGGATCGCCAGCAGCACGGCCACGAAGCTCACCGACGACTCGTGCACGATGCCGTGGACCATGCCCAGGTACGTCTCGCCGGGCTCGGCCTGGTAGTCGGGGAAGACCTTCGTCGCCCCGTAGATCGACGCCCCCGTCTCCTTCGTCGGGTGGGGGATCTCCATCAGGCTCGCGATCTCCGCGTCGCTGAGCTTGGGCTCTACCGCCATGTCCTGTTCCTCCTCTGGAAGCTGTGCGGCACACGATCTCGCGGCGGCCCGCGCGCCCCCACCGACCGGCGGTCCGGGGTTTTCGACCTTCGGTTGGGACATCGGGTCCTGATCCGAGACCGGCGGTCGGGAGAACCCGACGCCGACCCTCGGTAGAACCCGACCGTGGCCGACGTCGAGCGCCTCGGAACCGCCCCGCGTGACGTGCTCGCCGCGCTGCTGGAGGCCGTCGCCGACGCCGTCTACCTCGTCGATCCCGACGGCCGGGTGGTGTTCGCCAACCCGGCCGCGCTGCGCGCGCTCGGGTACGAGGAGGACGAGCTGCTGGGGCGCGTGAGCCACCCGACGATCCACCACTCGCACTGGGACGGGAGCCACTTCCCGCAGGCGCAGTGCCCGATGCTGCGTCCGCGTCTGACGGGCGAGACCGTACGCGTGTACGGCGACTGCTTCTGGCGCAAGGACGGCTCGAAGTTCCGCGTCGCCTACAGCAGCGCGCCGCTGGCGATGCCCGAGGGCCGCGGCGCGGTGGTCGTCTTCCGCGACGTCACCTCACGCATGGAGGACGAGGTCGCGGCCCGGCGGGAGGCGGTCGAGCGCGCCCGCGCGGCGGAGATCCACGCGTCCCGCGCCCGGATCGTCGAGGCCGCGGACGCCGAGCGCCGCCGGCTCGGCCGCGACCTGCACGACGGCGCGCAGCAACGGCTCGTGCGCGTGCTGCTCGCGCTGCGCCTGGCCGGTCGCGGCGCCGACGACGCGACGCGCGCCCTGCTCGACGCCGCCGCCGGCGACGTCGACGCCGCGATCGCCGAGCTGCGCGAGCTCGGCGCGGGCATCCACCCCCAGATCCTGACGAACCGCGGGATCGCCGCGGCGGTCGAGTCGCTGACCGGGCCGCTCCCGCTGCTCGTAGAGGCGTCGATCCCCGAGGCGCGCTACCCGGCCGGGGTGGAGGCCGCCGCGTACTTCGTGATCGCCGAGGCGCTGACCAACGTCCTCAAGCACGCGCACGCCACGGCCGCGTCCGTGACCGTGCGCGAGGCGGACGGCCGCCTGATCGTCGAGGTCGCCGACGACGGGCGCGGCGGCGTCGACATCGACGGCGGCAGCGGCCTGCGTGGCCTCGAGGACCGCGTGGCCGCGCTCGACGGCACGTTCGAGGTCCGCGACGGCCGCGGCACGACCGTCCGCGCGGAGTTGCCTCTCTAGGAGGCGCGCAGCATCGTCAGCACCGCCATGACGCGCCGGTGCTGGAGCGGCTCGTCACCGAGCCCGAGCTTGTGGAAGACGCCCGTCACATGCTTCTCGACGGCCGCGGGGGTGACGCCGAGGTCGGCCGCGATCCCGTGGTTGGACTTGCCCTCGGCCATCTGGGCGAGGACGGTGCGCTCACGCGCGGTCAGGTCGTCGATCGGCGAGTCGCGCCGGCGCCGGGACACCATCCGCTGCACGACCTCCGGGTCCAGCGCGCTGCCGCCGTCCGCGACCCGCCGCACCGAGTCCAGGAACGAGTCCACGTCGCCGATCCGGGACTTGAGCAGGTACCCGACGCCCTTCGCGTCCTCGCCGATCAGGTCCAGCGGGTAGCGCTCCTCGAGGAAGTTGGAGAGCACCAGCACCGCCGTCTCGGGGTACTGGCGGCGCACCTCGATCGCGGCCCGGAGCCCGTCGTCGGTGCCCTCGGGCGGCATCTGCACGTCGGTGATGGCCACGTCCGGCCGGTGCTCGGCGACCGCGCCGAGCACGTGGTCCGCGCGCGCGACCGTCGCCACCACCTCGATCCCGGCGTCCTCGAGCAGTCGCGCGAGCCCCGCGCTCAGCAGCACCTCGTCGTCGGCCAACAGGACCCGCAGCGGCATCTGATCAGACGAGTGGCGGGGTTCGCATGGCGACGGCGATCCGCCGGCGGATCGCCTCGGCACCTGACCGGTCGCCGATCTCGTCGAGCAGCTCGACCTGCTTCTGCATCGCGTCGACAGTGCTCGGGTGGGTGTCGCCGTAGAGCAGGCTCCGACCCGCGACGACGGCTGCGATGACTTCAAGCGCTTCGTCGTGGCGCGCGAGGGTGCGCAGCACGCCGAACCACGCCCACGCGGTCGACAGCGTTCGGGGGTGGTCCGGACCCAGCACATGCGCCATCTGCTCGAACGTCGTCGAGAGCTCCGACTCCGCGGCTTCGGGGTGACCCGCGTAGTTCAGCGCGACGCCGAGCAACGCGTCCGCGGAGAACGTCTCAGGGTGCGTCGGCCCGAGTGTGGCGCGCATGACCTCCGCCGCTCGTCGGATCTCACTGAGCGCGCGCTCGTGCGCACCCCGGCGCATCAGCATGTCACCCAGCGTGAGGCGTGCACGCTGCGTCTCGAGGTGGGCCTCGCCGAGGTCGTTCTCCAGCGTGCGCATCACCTCGACGAGCAACCACTCCGCTTCGTCGGTCCGTCCGAGGATGTCGAGCGTCTGCGCAAGATGCTGCTTGGTCCGCACGACGAGCTCATCCGCGCGCCCGAACCGGAGCTGCGCGCTGCTCACGACTCGCTCGTCCAACCGCAGCGCGGCCTCGAAGTCGCCCATCGCGGCCAGGGTCATCGCCAGATGCGACATCGCCATGAGCGTCTGCGAGTGGCCCTCACCGAGCACCTGGGTGCGGCTGATGAGGATCTGCTCCCGCAGCTTCCGTGCGCCTTCGAAATAGCCACGCCGCTCTTGCGTCGTCGCGATCTCGTCGAGCATCGACAGACGAAGCGGATGATTGACATCGAGTCGGGCGACCGCCTCCTCGCCACGGTGCAGCACTTCGGCAGCCTCCACCAGCAGACCGGCGGTGCGCAGCACCGCCCCCGCGGCCGCGTAGCCGTCAATGCGGACCGGATGCGAGTAGGACAGGTGGTCGACCGCGATCTCGAGGACCTCTCGCACGAGGTCCACGGCTCGACCCGTGTCGCCGGTCGCCGCCATCGCGCGCGCATGTGCAAACTCGGCTCTCAGCGTCTCGGGGCGAGCGCTGCCGCGAAGCTGCTGATAGCCGTCCGCGACGCTCTCGCGCAAGGCCACCGACTCGTCCGTCGCCTCTCCGGCTTCGAGCATGTCGGCGAGGGTCGCCTTCGCCTCGAGGGCCAACTCGTGAACTCGGTCCGAACGTGCGGTGCGAACCTCGACGACGTGACGCTGCAGCCTGAGGCCGCCGGCCAGGTCGCCGGCCATGCACCGGGCCTCTGCGAGCGTGCTCTGGGCTTTGAGCGTCAGCTTGTGCGTCGCTCCGAACTTCCGCTCGAGCTCGTTCCAGAGCCCGGTCAGCAGGTCGAGCGCTTGCTCCGAGTCACCGCTGTGAGCGAGGACACGTCCGAAGGACAGCTGTGCGTCGAAGGTCTTCAATGCAGATGATCCGAGCAGGTGCGACAGCAGCGCATGCGCTTCGGTGACCTGCGTCAAGGCCTCGTCGTACTGGTTCGCGTCGACCAGGGCGTCCGCCAGAGCGAGCTTGGCGTCCGCGTGTGCGCGCGTGTCCGCGTGCCGGAACTGGTCGAAGCTCGCGAGTTGACGACGGCGAACCTCGAGGGCCGCGAGCCGGTCGGCGCCGGCCTGGCACAGAGTCGCTCGAAGTCCGAGCACCTCGTATCCCGCGAACGAGTACTGCGCGTCGTCGTCGACGATCTCGGACTCCAGCTCTTCTATGAAGGTGCGCGCGTCGTCGAGCTCACCGACGTCGATCAGCAGGCTCGCGTGACGGCCCGCTGCGGTGAGCGTTGCCGAATCGTGGATCCCACGCTCGCGGAGCAGCTCTTCGAATCGCTGCCACAGGGCCGGCATGGCGATCCGGTCCGCGACGGCGGATGGTGGGCTGTCGCGGGCGTCGATGGCGAAGTGCCTGGAAACGATCTTCGGCGTGCGGGCGTGCTCGCCGCGCAGCACAGGGAACACGCGTCGAGGGGTGCGATCGGCTGCGTGCTCAGACAGGAACTGCTCGAGTTCGATGTCACCCATCGATGATCCGTCGCGGTCGACGAGGATCGCGAGGTTGCGGGCGCGTCTCAGCCGTCCGAGCCGCACAGGGCCAGCGTCGTCGGCAACGCGTAGACCTCGCTGGCGAAGCTCGCGGGCGAGGGCTCGTCCAAACCGCGCGTCCGAGCGAGCGAAGGCCACGAACACGTCGCTGTCACGTGCCTTCTGAGCGCGTCCGCGCTGGCTTCTCGCCGTGTCGACGTAGCTCTCGCGGTTGCCGATCAGCAGCTCCGTGCGCTCCGTCCGGTGAGCGACGACGGCGGCGAGGGTCTCGAACGCGTGCCCGATCCACAGTGGGTCCGACGTGCCTTCCTCGATCACCGCCAACCGTTCGCCGAAGCTCCAGTGGGCCACGTGTGGGATGCGCAGCTGGGCCAGCAGGTCGCTCGTGGCGACCTCGACGTGCTTGAACGTCTCGACCATCGGGCCGAGGCGCTGCTCGAAGAGCCTCATCCACTCGCGCGCCAGCTCGACTTCGATCGTCGCTTCGAAGCGGGTGATGACGGGGAACGACGGGACCTGCCCGCGGTCGAAGGGCAGCACTTGCCGGCTCTCGGCCGACCGTCGCATGACGTCCAGCACCCCGTCCAGGCTCTGGTGGTTCGGCGTGCAGCAGAAGGCGATCAGGTCGGGCAGCTGGACGGTGCAGATGCCGCCGATGTCCGTGATGCCCGTCCGGCTGTCCAACAGCACGAAGTCGTACTCGCGCTTGAACGCTTCGCGCAACTCCTCCAGGCGGGTGCCCAGTCCGTTCGCGTACAGCTGATCCCAGTCCAGCGCCTGGACGTGTCCGACGAACGACTCGTCGAGCCCACCCGCCGGCATGACCTCGAGATGGCCGAGCATGTTCGGCAGGTTCACCGTGGTCGTGTAGTCCGTGACGCTGAAGGGCTTGCCGTCGGCGAGATCGTCGATCAGCTCGACGACCCCCCGCACCGGCGTGTCGTCGAGCCAGGGGTCGAAATACAGGTGCAGGCCCGGGGCCTCGAGGTCCCAGTCGACGCAGAGCACCCGGTGCCCCCACTGCGCGAGCAGCGCCGCGACGTTCGCCAAGGCCATGGAGCGGCCGACCCCGCCCTTGTAGGAGTAGAACGTGCAAATCGTCCCGCTGGCGTGGTGGGCACTCATAGGCGCGGGACCACCACCATGGGCGCAGGAGCCGTCGGCGTCACTTGCAGCGTCGGCCAGTCGGCGGACCACGCCGGCGCATGCGGAACGGCCGCGGCGATGGCCTGGCAGAGGGCCTTGACGGCGTCCACGAAGTCCAGGTACTTCGACGTGTCAGCAAACCCTCGCGTGGTGTACGCCCAGTCGCGCATGTCGGTGTCCTGGATCGACCGAGCGCGCTCCGGGAACTGCGCCCGGTCTCCGTGGAACCTCACGGGGAAGATCAACGCGGCGTCGCCAGCGTCCTCGCAGCGCGCAGCCATGGTGTCGAACTCGGACATGCACCACCGGGAGCGGAAGTACGTGTGGGTGAAGACCGGGACGAGGAAACGCGAGCGCGCGAGCGCGTCCTGCAGCTTCTGCGGCCAGTTCTGTCCGGTCTCGATGTCGCGGTCCCAGAAGATGCGTGGCGGGGTCTCCATGGTCTCCTCGAGCCACCCGCGAAGCTCTCCGTGGAAGTAGTTGCGGACCCAGTCGCCCGCTACGCCAGCGCGCGTGTAGCTCACGAAGATGTCGTACTCGTAGCTCAAACGCGAGGCGGTCGCCGAAGGCGTGGCAGCTTACAGCGTCCATGTGCTCGCGCGTGACGAGCGCGATGCCATCGGCGCGCAGCGCGCTCACGAGCGCCGGGACGACCCGCGGCCCGAACGAGCTCAGATGCCCGAGCCGGACCGTGAACAGCGTCACGCCGACGACCACGAAGGACTGCAGCGGCGCGCACCGATGCCCGGTCGGTCAGCCACGGCGGGGATCGTAGGTGCATGTGCGT is a genomic window containing:
- a CDS encoding toll/interleukin-1 receptor domain-containing protein; translated protein: MSYTRAGVAGDWVRNYFHGELRGWLEETMETPPRIFWDRDIETGQNWPQKLQDALARSRFLVPVFTHTYFRSRWCMSEFDTMAARCEDAGDAALIFPVRFHGDRAQFPERARSIQDTDMRDWAYTTRGFADTSKYLDFVDAVKALCQAIAAAVPHAPAWSADWPTLQVTPTAPAPMVVVPRL
- a CDS encoding MSMEG_0567/sll0787 family protein, whose translation is MSDLLELLAGPAPRVGAAGSSPRRSRGAVRSPRRSVVVEASTAQRDAYRALRRRAFVEQQGLFAGHDEDAADLDPLTIVLVAVDLGGTVLGGVRLHPEDARLGWWRGSRLVAADGRIGAQLVQAACARAATAGALRFDAHVQPRLTTFFGRLGWERVRPIEVAGAAHVLMRFPLTRLADTAAVKAPLGELLHGLLPRDRWLGDDGVPVPGTDVVACVDAIVPAMVERDPEWAGWCGMLVTAHDLSAMGAEPTGALDTVGGRDAAHVEAVLRGVKAGAEAFSLPVLGGHTHLGVPAALSVTGLGRTEHPVAASGGRAGDPLHLCADLSGGWRPGYTGRQWDSTSRRTREELAPMLAAVRAARPNAAKDVSMAGIVGTIGMLAEASGTGATLDVAAIPAPTSAELADWLTCFPGFAVVAAGQAPTAPETVTARCGTLTAEPGVRLRWPDGELTTALTSAPTGLGPAC
- a CDS encoding sensor histidine kinase codes for the protein MADVERLGTAPRDVLAALLEAVADAVYLVDPDGRVVFANPAALRALGYEEDELLGRVSHPTIHHSHWDGSHFPQAQCPMLRPRLTGETVRVYGDCFWRKDGSKFRVAYSSAPLAMPEGRGAVVVFRDVTSRMEDEVAARREAVERARAAEIHASRARIVEAADAERRRLGRDLHDGAQQRLVRVLLALRLAGRGADDATRALLDAAAGDVDAAIAELRELGAGIHPQILTNRGIAAAVESLTGPLPLLVEASIPEARYPAGVEAAAYFVIAEALTNVLKHAHATAASVTVREADGRLIVEVADDGRGGVDIDGGSGLRGLEDRVAALDGTFEVRDGRGTTVRAELPL
- a CDS encoding response regulator transcription factor; the protein is MPLRVLLADDEVLLSAGLARLLEDAGIEVVATVARADHVLGAVAEHRPDVAITDVQMPPEGTDDGLRAAIEVRRQYPETAVLVLSNFLEERYPLDLIGEDAKGVGYLLKSRIGDVDSFLDSVRRVADGGSALDPEVVQRMVSRRRRDSPIDDLTARERTVLAQMAEGKSNHGIAADLGVTPAAVEKHVTGVFHKLGLGDEPLQHRRVMAVLTMLRAS
- a CDS encoding MSMEG_0568 family radical SAM protein; amino-acid sequence: MDLALRTELAVRGLRAAPPPVRRRAGAGPSDDGHFTLRGGCGATLPLAQDSPFELDDGGRLTRDGVVVEDAMVEPIQRPRFYDLTTADGVRYEAIARLHGTHVLATTVVQTCIRYTQESTRCRFCTIEESLRAGATTQVKFPEQLAEVAAAAVRLDGVRQMVMTTGTSNGADRGAKHLARCVRAVKAAVPDLPIQVQIEPPVELEWIDALHLAGAEAIGIHVESMDPDVRARWTPGKASVPLSRYWQAWERAVAVFGRNRVSTYLLVGLGEDPDALVADAEALIDRGVYPFVVPYRPLVGSLAHADGVPAPDPATLLSVTSRVANALALAGMRGADQGAGCAACGACSALQAAGG
- a CDS encoding MSMEG_0572/Sll0783 family nitrogen starvation response protein encodes the protein MAVEPKLSDAEIASLMEIPHPTKETGASIYGATKVFPDYQAEPGETYLGMVHGIVHESSVSFVAVLLAIRAQRKGFESALYFFGIGSLNCLATRGFPTVGSELFPGMRNENNQLAKFIEEGGKVFACRLGLALHGAREEDLMEGVIPCHPLDMQDAMIEYARKGAIINTTWMF
- a CDS encoding toll/interleukin-1 receptor domain-containing protein, with product MVETFKHVEVATSDLLAQLRIPHVAHWSFGERLAVIEEGTSDPLWIGHAFETLAAVVAHRTERTELLIGNRESYVDTARSQRGRAQKARDSDVFVAFARSDARFGRALARELRQRGLRVADDAGPVRLGRLRRARNLAILVDRDGSSMGDIELEQFLSEHAADRTPRRVFPVLRGEHARTPKIVSRHFAIDARDSPPSAVADRIAMPALWQRFEELLRERGIHDSATLTAAGRHASLLIDVGELDDARTFIEELESEIVDDDAQYSFAGYEVLGLRATLCQAGADRLAALEVRRRQLASFDQFRHADTRAHADAKLALADALVDANQYDEALTQVTEAHALLSHLLGSSALKTFDAQLSFGRVLAHSGDSEQALDLLTGLWNELERKFGATHKLTLKAQSTLAEARCMAGDLAGGLRLQRHVVEVRTARSDRVHELALEAKATLADMLEAGEATDESVALRESVADGYQQLRGSARPETLRAEFAHARAMAATGDTGRAVDLVREVLEIAVDHLSYSHPVRIDGYAAAGAVLRTAGLLVEAAEVLHRGEEAVARLDVNHPLRLSMLDEIATTQERRGYFEGARKLREQILISRTQVLGEGHSQTLMAMSHLAMTLAAMGDFEAALRLDERVVSSAQLRFGRADELVVRTKQHLAQTLDILGRTDEAEWLLVEVMRTLENDLGEAHLETQRARLTLGDMLMRRGAHERALSEIRRAAEVMRATLGPTHPETFSADALLGVALNYAGHPEAAESELSTTFEQMAHVLGPDHPRTLSTAWAWFGVLRTLARHDEALEVIAAVVAGRSLLYGDTHPSTVDAMQKQVELLDEIGDRSGAEAIRRRIAVAMRTPPLV